The window tttcttaaatgggTGTAGTCTCATCAGATGCAGGTAATGCAATTCATTCTCTTCTTTTacaagtgtatttttttatgcaaaatctTTACAGTTGCTTGCGGCATTCTTTGAGTAGGTGAATAGTGCATGACTTGCAGGCATTTTGGCACAGagatgcttttgttatttgtaattgtaatattgCTTGATCAGGGAATCATGATGGGTCAATCTAGAGCTTAATTAATAACACAACACTGATGTCAGCGgatgttgtttttacattatCCTCACAAAAGAAGCATACGTTTTTTATGGTGGATTAAACATTTCTGAGTCtcccaattttcttttttttttgtgtatagtACCTACAAAAAGACATTTCAGAGTTCAGTTAGAGCTAGCTTTTAGAGAAGGTTTGTGTCCTGCAGTAGTTCACCTCAGGAATTGTGCAATGCTAAGACTTTATCTACTAGATTTTGATGTTGTGCACCAAAGAACACAGAATACGGTCTCTGGAACTGGCACAGATACAAAAATGATCAGCTAGTTCATGTGAAGATCAAATTGCATGCAAAAGCCAAACAAGCAACACAAAAGTGCCAAACCTGCTCAAAGCTGGCTACAAGCAGCtactgtaacattttaattattacataattaacCTGGTGATGTTATATTAAAGGTCTGTTTCATTTCATGAGCATTGCAATATTGCTTAATCTAAATAAATCTTGGTGGGAGATCATAATTCTTCCAGttgggatttattttttttatctgtttgcaTGTCTTTTCTCCATTTCCTTTATAAAATCGAATTTACTGAAACAAACATGAACTGTTATAATCAATGCAAGGACAGTTTAACAGCTATCAAGCAAATCATGCTACCACGAAAACTCTACTCTAGTTGGCATTGGCATCATACAACAGCAtttaaaataagtgaaataaaatgaattatttttatttatcaattctTCGGAACTACTGATTGAAATGGATGGCATCATGCCAGTTTAACAAACCCACATTTATCGattctttcctgttttttttattttccttttgtaTAACTATTTCCTCTGTGTCCTTTGTGACCTTTAACCTCTGACTTACTCTGGTGAAGGTCATGTTTTCAGGAATCTCATTTTCTAATTAGTCTTCCTGTCCGAttactcaagtttattttatattgtgaaatgcTTTAACATTAGTAACATTTCAGTGGAATTTTGCAAGCAAAAAGGTCCATTGTTCGTTATCTGTAATGTagcgatgtatgaagcacagAAGTTACCTTCAAACCaggcagctttctgttggtcagtgtgGTGAATCCACAGGAACGTATTTTCTGAAATCCTGTTAAAGTGAATGGGTTTTGCCTGTGAAAATTCTGAAAATGTGACCACTCCTTTAGTTTAAGCATTAGGATTTAATTAACTATTAGCATTGACTTTAAACTAAAGGTAACAATGTTTCTTGTCTGCTTTGAAAGAGAAATCGCTCATTCATTTTCTGGTTATCGTACAAGAGCTAAATTCTTAAATCGTAaactagtggttgaccgatatttttttttgtacgttttttttttttttttactgccgaTATCTTGGAATGCAGTGGGGCCGATATAAAGCCTATGTatatttgacaatggattaaaacctaaatgtgtaaagtaaacaaactttagatgacaaagtatttttctcaaataaattaaatatttaataaaaaaaatatttttaaaaggaagtaaacactgaaACCCAAGAACAGTGCACtctgtattctgggaagttttgtgtattgggaatcatatttttcaaataatcatTTAACATACAGCACTCAGtgaaaattatatgaatatgaaaGTGGGCAAATTCATAAAGCGCAggataatttgaaatcacgagtttaaagtttaaagcattcaattcacacggaccaACCCATCACACGGAGAACacgcgatcatgctggatacacatacacacttcacaagatctcacagctggattcagttaagtttgcaaggtttgtgaaattaaaagttcattagccattcaaagatttgtttaaattatataaatgcatgtttgcttaatgctgacggcaaacgtggaagtattataatgtttaccTTTCCATTActtataatataaaagcaatcgttataatactttttgtatacattgaTTCCTTTGTTTACCCATTCTTTCCAATTAGACAGAACTTTTAATGACGACAGTAAACAAGATTGAGATGTGAGCAGTgtgtgcattcaaaataaaagtcccgccttgAACACACCAGCCAAGCAGAAAAATGTATCGGCCGTGgcaatatatcggtcgaccactagagTAAACTGAACAgtatatcagaaaaaaaatacaacctTTTCTCAAGATTGTTGTCTGTGTTATGACTTAATCTGAGATCCTTGCCCCTGCACCACCATTAGCGATCATTCTCATCATGTCTCCCATATagtaaatttgctttcatcccgATTTTATGTTTCTTCCATAAGCATTTGTGAGCTTTTGCATCACCATGATAAAAGTGATATGAATCCTgtagttttgtgtgtttgtgtgtggtgaaGATAACTTCACAGACAGTGCTGTGAGTGCCCGTCTTAATGGAGAGCACAAAGAGAAGGATCTGGAACCCTGGGATGGAGGGGAGCAGCACATCTCAGGCAGCATGGAGTCTCTTGACACTGATCTGGTGAGACAACAGTCAACAAATCTTGACATAATGTAGCAAACTGCAGTTGAATTAGTTCAGAAGTATCATAAGCATCAGCAATGTTTAGATATTTCAAGCTATCACGAGAGGTATGAGGTGAAACAGTGAACACATTCTTGAAACTCTCTTGCAGTCAAATGGTTGGGATCCTGATGAGATGTTTAAATACAATGAGGAGACATATGGTGTGAAGTCCACCTATGACAGCAGCTTGTCCTCCTACACGTAAGTCCTCTCATCTGTGCTACAAATCACCTAGCCTAGTAGGTATGTGCTGTGTCTTAGGTTGGCTTTTTCCTTTTGTTTCCAGGGTTCCTTTGGAGCGAGACAACTCTGAGGAGTTCCTCAAGCGGGAGGCTCGCGCATCACAGTTGGCAGAGGAGATCGAAGCCAGTGCCACCTACAAGGCACGCGTGGCCCTGGAGAATGATGACCGCTCTGAGGAAGAGAAATACACTGCTGTGGCTCGTGGAGAGAGGGAGCTTCACAGCCTCAACAGGTGAAGGCGATTTTAGTGCtgatgtaaaatgttattaaaatgtgaGTTCAGTAAGCAGTATTTGAGATTTCTGTATTTCCCCCCTTCAAGTAGATAGGAGTTGGTCCTGCATACCTGAAATAGCTGCTTGGAGGCATTGCAAATATGGCTGCCAAGTAAACTCACTTATATTAATTTCAAACGCTATGCTTagattgaaatatatttaaatgtcccTGAAGAACATAGAAACTATTGCTGATTTAAGAATACAACTTGTTGCCTGTTCATTTATCtacccaaaataaacatttgcaaaacaGTTATATTTGCTTCTTTGGTTTGGAACAAGGCAACAAATGTCTTTAAAGTACAGTCACATTTATAGTTCTGCAAATTATGCAGATGAGTCACTTCAATANNNNNNNNNNNNNNNNNNNNNNNNNNNNNNNNNNNNNNNNNNNNNNNNNNNNNNNNNNNNNNNNNNNNNNNNNNNNNNNNNNNNNNNNNNNNNNNNNNNNNNNNNNNNNNNNNNNNNNNNNNNNNNNNNNNNNNNNNNNNNNNNNNNNNNNNNNNNNNNNNNNNNNNNNNNNNNNNNNNNNNNNNNNNNNNNNNNNNNNNNNNNNNNNNNNNNNNNNNNNNNNNNNNNNNNNNNNNNNNNNNNNNNNNNNNNNNNNNNNNNNNNNNNNNNNNNNNNNNNNNNNNNNNNNNNNNNNNNNNNNNNNNNNNNNNNNNNNNNNNNNNNNNNNNNNNNNNNNNNNNNNNNNNNNNNNNNNNNNNNNNNNNNNNNNNNNNNNNNNNNNNNNNNNNNNNNNNNNNNNNNNNNNNNNNNNNNNNNNNNNNNNNNNNNNNNNNNNNNNNNNNNNNNNNNNNNNNNNNNNNNNNNNNNNNNNNNNNNNNNNNNNNNNNNNNNNNNNNNNNtatcttaggccttatccttttctgacagtttcagggattaaaaaaaatcctaaaaaaaccttatttgtgctgcaaataataatttcaaactcatttgatactgacctctgtcaccctgtgacatgacatttatttgaatttacataatctcaaggatgtaacagtaaaactgttcagctcacagatgaagactaagctttaatgcaagcagaactatttcacaaatgcttataggttaatgaaatcataacaaaacacttttaaattatttaaggatttggtaacactttaaaataatgtctcaattgttaacattagtaaatgcattggtaacacttcataatagctgcaattcttagctaagcattagtaaatagtcagttcatgctttatatagccttctcccaaaattaatattttagtaagcattttataaatacagctataattaaattgttcatggtttatatgcacatttattttgaggagattaaaggctgtaatctccctaaaaaaaatgtaaaataaaaaataaaataaataaaataaacaaacacagaactcataaatatttatttcaagatgcaataaaagaaaactgtacacttgaatttatatatatatatatatatatatatatatatatatatatatatatatatatatatatatatatatatatatatatatacacacacacaattgcataagtttatatttaaaaatgtttagcaagtgtacagctaataataataataatgcattttatttagttttagctacagacaccaaactcggtacttaaattgttcttatcaagacggacaactttctaattcacagtcataagctacgatcaacaggaagtcagctattttgatttgaatgtgtatttttgagattttacagttgtgaattaatgcatactcctcacatgggaagtacactatacacaccaaactttgactacatgaagaaacaacatcgaggaacttaaattgcgaacggattttggttagcttgaacggttttgacgtggtgattttttgaaatgacagtaagaagggaaacattaattgtattgtatgtctaaattgcagcttccaaacacttcaaggcatgttttcagagatcaaatcattatgaggaaatatgcatagtttcatgactttacaacactgtatggataaaagaaaagaaaaaactgtcagacttctcaactgacatgatctcactctggccactccgtctgtgtgaggaaagggagggggagagggagggagagtgtgagtgtgagggggttggtgactgtgaatctttggtgactgacagtgtgtgtggattgtagggaggggctgtctggcagagagagagagagagagagagagagagagagagagagagagagagacctaatcattcctttaataatcaggaaaaaaaatctatattttaaattgttattgtttttgttgttgctaatggtggtgtttttttcctttcattacaggttaagaaatctcttaggccttatccttttctgacagttttagggatttaaaaacatcctaagaatccttatttgtgctgcaaataataatttcaaactcatttgatactgacctatgacaacctgtgacatgacatttattaatctcatggatgtaacagtaaaactcttcaactgacagattaagctgcaatgcaagcaaaactatttcaca of the Carassius gibelio isolate Cgi1373 ecotype wild population from Czech Republic chromosome A5, carGib1.2-hapl.c, whole genome shotgun sequence genome contains:
- the LOC128002111 gene encoding ataxin-2-like isoform X4 gives rise to the protein MRMVHVLTSVVGTKCELKVKNGLIYEGVFKTYGPECDIVLDAAHRKSVDPSVGPRREDIVESIIFKSSDVVVVHFKDVDLSYAKKVSSDADNFTDSAVSARLNGEHKEKDLEPWDGGEQHISGSMESLDTDLSNGWDPDEMFKYNEETYGVKSTYDSSLSSYTVPLERDNSEEFLKREARASQLAEEIEASATYKARVALENDDRSEEEKYTAVARGERELHSLNSR